A genome region from Rhizobium favelukesii includes the following:
- the aspT gene encoding aspartate-alanine antiporter — protein sequence MIDWFFQTLRNYPEIAIFLALAFGYYFGSFTYKGLGLGAVTATLIAAVIIGQIGITVSGPLKPTFFLMFLFAIGYGVGPQFVRGISQDGIPQALFSVVVCLFCLAAAYIGARLAGYGIGSAAGLYAGSTTISASMGLATDAINRLNLPPEETKALLDAMPVAYAVTYIFGTMGSAIILSIIGPALLGIDLPAACKRYEEKHGGKKELGGPGTAWHRFELRAFRVREGMPIVGKTAHEAEAMLPEQRVFIEGIRRGQQIIDATADTLIQADDVVAVAGRREVLVNLIGTTAEEVDDRKLLAMPIEGVDVYVTSKEVDGMTLAELAKAQGARGVFLRKITRGATATDIPIFADTKLHRGDIVNLVGRTQDIAAATKMLGHPDRATDVADVAFIGAAIAIGALLGAFVYRVGSVPLTLSTSGGALASGLFFGWLRSVHPTFGRIPSSTVWFMNSIGLNIFIAVVGISSGPGFVAGLRELGFSLFLWGVFVTTMPLVLAMYVGKYVFRFDEAILLGCCAGARTTTAALGMINDRAGSQIPGLGYTVTYAVGNILLTTWGMVLVMLMT from the coding sequence ATGATCGATTGGTTCTTTCAGACGCTGCGAAACTATCCGGAGATCGCCATTTTCCTGGCGCTCGCTTTCGGTTACTACTTCGGCTCGTTCACCTACAAGGGCTTAGGCCTCGGCGCAGTCACTGCAACGCTCATTGCCGCTGTGATCATCGGACAGATCGGAATTACGGTTTCGGGTCCGCTTAAGCCGACCTTTTTCCTGATGTTCCTGTTCGCCATTGGCTACGGGGTTGGGCCGCAGTTCGTCCGCGGCATTTCGCAGGACGGAATTCCGCAGGCCCTGTTCTCCGTGGTGGTCTGCTTGTTCTGCCTGGCCGCCGCCTACATCGGCGCAAGGCTGGCAGGCTATGGCATAGGTTCAGCGGCTGGACTCTATGCCGGTTCGACAACGATCTCGGCGTCGATGGGACTCGCGACCGACGCCATCAACCGCCTCAATCTTCCACCGGAGGAAACCAAGGCGCTGCTGGACGCCATGCCGGTCGCCTATGCCGTCACCTACATCTTCGGCACGATGGGTTCCGCGATCATTCTTTCCATCATCGGGCCGGCACTCCTTGGCATCGATCTGCCGGCCGCGTGCAAGCGTTACGAGGAGAAGCATGGCGGAAAGAAGGAATTGGGCGGTCCTGGAACGGCCTGGCACCGATTTGAATTGCGGGCTTTTCGCGTCCGCGAAGGGATGCCGATAGTCGGCAAGACCGCGCATGAAGCGGAAGCAATGCTGCCCGAACAGCGCGTGTTCATCGAGGGCATCCGCCGTGGCCAACAGATCATCGACGCCACTGCCGATACCCTCATCCAGGCTGACGATGTCGTGGCCGTGGCCGGCCGCCGGGAGGTGTTGGTCAATCTGATCGGAACGACGGCGGAAGAAGTCGACGACCGCAAGCTCTTGGCGATGCCGATAGAAGGTGTCGATGTCTACGTCACCAGCAAAGAGGTCGATGGCATGACACTGGCCGAGCTGGCCAAAGCCCAAGGCGCTCGCGGCGTTTTCCTACGAAAGATCACCCGCGGAGCGACCGCGACGGATATTCCGATTTTTGCAGACACCAAGCTGCACCGGGGCGATATCGTCAACCTCGTCGGGCGCACGCAGGACATAGCGGCCGCGACCAAGATGCTGGGCCATCCGGACCGCGCGACCGATGTCGCGGATGTGGCGTTCATCGGCGCGGCAATAGCAATCGGGGCTCTGCTCGGCGCATTTGTCTACAGAGTTGGGAGCGTGCCGTTGACGCTGTCCACATCCGGGGGCGCGCTCGCTTCCGGCCTGTTCTTCGGATGGCTCCGCTCGGTACACCCGACCTTTGGTCGGATTCCGTCGTCGACCGTGTGGTTCATGAATTCCATCGGGTTGAACATATTCATAGCCGTGGTCGGCATCTCGTCGGGGCCAGGCTTTGTCGCAGGCCTGCGGGAGCTTGGCTTCAGCCTTTTTCTCTGGGGCGTCTTTGTGACGACCATGCCGCTGGTTCTTGCAATGTATGTCGGGAAATACGTATTTCGCTTCGATGAAGCGATACTGCTTGGTTGCTGCGCCGGCGCGCGCACGACGACGGCGGCCCTTGGCATGATTAACGACCGCGCCGGCAGCCAGATTCCCGGGCTCGGCTACACGGTTACCTACGCTGTCGGAAACATATTGCTGACGACCTGGGGCATGGTCCTCGTGATGTTGATGACATAA
- the aspD gene encoding aspartate 4-decarboxylase has translation MADALTLHKFEALSPFEIKDELIQLARNTSKTTQSAFLNAGRGNPNWVATTPREGFFLLGQFAVTECRRVMEHPAGLAGMPQAKDIAARLESWLTKHADMPGAGFLSSMLQFATRTFSFDPDAFVHELVDSIIGDNYPVPDRMLVHNERIVHEYLMWAMCGKPRPPGKFDLYAVEGGTAAMCYIFKTLKANRLLHPGDTIALGTPIFTPYLEMTHLEDYDLKVVHIRAPQENRFQFTDEEIKKLEDPTIKALFIVNPGNPTGMALSKETIGKLTKLVKTKRTDLMLLTDDVYGTFVDDFRSLLGELPQNTIGVYSYSKYFGCTGWRLGVIAVHEDNIFDTMIAKLADADLKALDKRYGALTLEPRKVKFIDRIVADSRDVALNHTAGLSLPQQVMMSLFSLCEMMDGEKHYQAACKEIVHRRARTMIDSMVLKVDANPNFDAYYGLIDFEFWARKNIGDEAVEYLKKNIHPLDLAFRLAEAHGIVLLNGGGFEAPNWSLRVSLANLPDEAYEDIGRGVRTIARGYRDAFEASKTAPKK, from the coding sequence ATGGCTGACGCCCTTACGCTACACAAGTTCGAGGCTCTAAGTCCTTTCGAGATTAAGGATGAGCTGATCCAGCTCGCCCGGAACACCTCAAAGACCACCCAGTCGGCGTTCCTGAATGCCGGCCGCGGCAATCCCAACTGGGTCGCCACCACGCCGCGTGAGGGCTTTTTTCTGCTTGGGCAGTTCGCCGTCACCGAATGCAGGCGGGTGATGGAGCATCCGGCGGGACTCGCCGGGATGCCGCAGGCGAAAGATATCGCGGCGCGGCTGGAGTCGTGGCTGACAAAGCATGCCGACATGCCGGGTGCCGGCTTCCTGTCTTCGATGCTGCAGTTCGCAACCAGGACCTTCAGCTTCGACCCGGACGCCTTCGTGCACGAACTCGTCGATTCCATCATCGGCGACAACTATCCGGTGCCGGACAGAATGCTCGTCCACAACGAGCGGATCGTGCACGAATATCTGATGTGGGCGATGTGTGGCAAGCCGCGGCCGCCCGGCAAGTTCGATCTTTACGCCGTCGAAGGCGGCACGGCTGCGATGTGCTACATCTTCAAGACTTTGAAGGCCAATCGCCTGCTGCATCCTGGCGATACCATCGCGCTCGGGACGCCCATTTTCACTCCTTATCTGGAGATGACGCACCTGGAGGACTACGACCTCAAGGTCGTGCATATCAGAGCACCGCAGGAAAATCGGTTCCAGTTTACGGACGAAGAGATCAAGAAACTGGAGGACCCGACGATTAAGGCGCTCTTCATCGTCAATCCCGGCAATCCCACCGGCATGGCGCTGAGCAAGGAGACCATTGGCAAACTAACGAAACTGGTGAAGACCAAGCGCACGGATCTGATGCTTTTGACGGACGATGTGTACGGCACCTTCGTCGACGATTTCCGCTCCTTGCTCGGTGAGCTTCCGCAGAACACGATCGGCGTCTACTCGTATTCGAAGTACTTCGGCTGCACCGGGTGGCGGCTTGGCGTCATCGCCGTCCACGAGGATAACATCTTCGACACGATGATCGCCAAATTGGCAGACGCAGATTTGAAGGCGCTGGACAAGCGGTACGGCGCGCTCACGCTCGAGCCGCGCAAAGTCAAATTCATCGATCGCATCGTCGCCGACAGTCGCGACGTGGCCCTCAACCATACGGCGGGGCTCTCGCTTCCACAGCAGGTGATGATGAGCCTCTTTTCCCTCTGCGAGATGATGGACGGAGAAAAGCATTATCAGGCCGCCTGCAAGGAGATTGTCCATCGGCGCGCCCGGACCATGATAGACAGTATGGTTCTCAAGGTCGACGCGAACCCGAACTTCGACGCCTACTACGGCCTCATCGACTTTGAGTTCTGGGCTCGCAAGAATATCGGCGATGAAGCGGTCGAATACCTCAAGAAGAATATCCACCCGCTCGATCTTGCTTTCCGCTTGGCCGAGGCACATGGGATCGTGCTTTTGAACGGCGGCGGCTTTGAGGCGCCGAACTGGTCGTTGCGCGTGTCCTTGGCGAACCTGCCCGACGAAGCGTACGAAGACATCGGGCGCGGCGTGCGCACGATTGCCCGCGGCTACAGGGACGCATTCGAAGCGTCGAAAACCGCACCCAAGAAGTGA
- a CDS encoding DUF2092 domain-containing protein, with product MQKVMWSTAAARLSALALICVLGAPPDAGAGEAEAKGLLKAMSDYLDAQETISFGYDSNLEVVTKDHQKILLASSGKIKIERPDKIRVARTGGFADVEMIFDGKTLSVLGKNLNLYTQVEVPGTVEHLVDELREKLHKPIPGADLLLPKVYDELIADVVDVKDLGSGVIGGTECDHLAFRAKEVDWQIWIAQGEHPYPCRYVITANKVDQAPQYSIQIRDWKTGTGVTADDFVFDNAIGAKKADLAELKDIDELPAHFSVGGGQ from the coding sequence ATGCAAAAAGTCATGTGGTCGACTGCGGCTGCGCGTTTATCGGCGCTGGCGCTGATCTGTGTTTTGGGAGCACCGCCGGACGCCGGCGCCGGCGAGGCGGAAGCCAAGGGCCTGCTCAAGGCGATGTCGGATTATCTGGATGCGCAGGAGACCATTTCATTCGGATACGACAGCAATCTCGAGGTCGTCACCAAGGACCACCAGAAAATCTTGCTTGCGAGCTCGGGCAAGATTAAAATCGAGCGGCCCGACAAGATCCGAGTCGCGCGGACCGGCGGGTTTGCCGATGTCGAGATGATTTTCGACGGAAAGACGCTCAGTGTGCTCGGCAAGAACCTCAATCTCTACACTCAGGTGGAGGTGCCCGGTACGGTTGAACATCTGGTCGACGAATTGAGGGAAAAGCTTCACAAACCCATTCCCGGCGCCGACCTATTGCTTCCCAAAGTGTACGACGAACTGATCGCCGACGTGGTCGATGTGAAGGATCTCGGCAGCGGCGTGATCGGCGGCACCGAATGCGATCATCTCGCGTTCCGCGCCAAGGAGGTCGATTGGCAGATATGGATCGCCCAAGGCGAGCACCCCTATCCCTGCCGGTATGTGATCACTGCCAATAAGGTCGATCAGGCACCGCAGTACAGCATCCAGATCAGAGATTGGAAAACAGGCACTGGGGTTACCGCTGATGATTTCGTCTTCGATAATGCAATCGGTGCCAAGAAGGCCGACCTCGCGGAGCTGAAGGATATAGACGAACTACCCGCACACTTTTCCGTAGGAGGTGGCCAATGA
- a CDS encoding HdeA/HdeB family chaperone codes for MRRFVSIAIAAAGLCLASQALAADVDMSKPTCKEVGAMPAAKTIGVAMWVNGYVHGKAGDGMVDGDKAHANAQKIADYCKNNASSTVAGAIEAVSKM; via the coding sequence ATGAGACGGTTTGTGTCAATCGCAATCGCAGCTGCAGGTCTTTGCTTGGCTAGCCAGGCGCTGGCTGCAGACGTGGACATGTCAAAGCCCACCTGCAAGGAAGTCGGTGCCATGCCTGCAGCCAAGACTATTGGCGTGGCCATGTGGGTGAACGGATATGTCCATGGCAAAGCTGGAGATGGCATGGTGGACGGTGACAAAGCCCATGCAAATGCGCAAAAGATTGCCGACTATTGCAAGAACAACGCCAGTTCTACGGTGGCCGGCGCAATAGAAGCAGTCTCTAAAATGTAG
- a CDS encoding cold-shock protein → MATGTVKFFNADKGFGFISPDGGAKDVFVHISALQASGIQAIRDGQKVSFDMEPDRTGKGPKAINIELV, encoded by the coding sequence ATGGCGACAGGTACGGTAAAGTTCTTCAATGCAGACAAAGGCTTCGGGTTTATCAGCCCTGACGGAGGAGCCAAGGATGTGTTTGTTCACATTTCGGCGCTGCAAGCGTCTGGAATTCAAGCCATTCGTGATGGCCAGAAGGTTTCATTCGATATGGAACCGGATCGGACGGGCAAGGGACCGAAAGCTATTAATATCGAATTGGTCTAG
- a CDS encoding aromatic amino acid transaminase: MFETLSAAPPDKILNLSILYKNDARPTKMDLGVGVYKNSQGATVIMRAVREAEKRLYESQTTKTYVGMAGDEGFNKAMLQLVFGKKADLSRMFACQTAGGSGALRTIADLLAKARPDATIWLSDPTWANHVPILKAAGFKTATYPYFDPASGTVKADAMLEGLKQAKAGDITLLHGCCHNPTGANLTIQQWAPVVDLLVERDLFPFVDLAYQGFGDGLEEDAAAVRLLASKVPEMAVATSCSKNFSVYRDRVGAVILMGKDAEGAKIAGSQALATTRVLYSMPPDHAAAAVRIILEDDALCADWKSELEAMRLRMLNLRKGFAEALRRQSNSSRFDFIADHRGMFSRLGLTEAQVDRLRDEFGIYMVGDSRFNVAGLKEDRLDDLAKAVVAIL, from the coding sequence ATGTTCGAGACCCTCTCCGCCGCCCCGCCGGACAAGATCCTCAACCTCTCGATTCTGTACAAGAACGATGCGCGGCCGACGAAAATGGATCTCGGCGTCGGCGTCTACAAGAATTCGCAGGGTGCGACCGTCATCATGCGGGCCGTGCGCGAGGCCGAGAAGCGCCTTTATGAAAGCCAGACGACGAAGACCTATGTCGGCATGGCAGGCGATGAGGGTTTCAACAAGGCCATGCTGCAGCTGGTCTTTGGCAAGAAGGCCGATCTGTCGCGCATGTTCGCCTGCCAGACGGCGGGTGGCTCGGGCGCGCTGCGCACGATCGCCGACTTGCTCGCAAAGGCCCGGCCTGACGCAACCATCTGGCTCTCCGATCCGACCTGGGCGAACCATGTGCCGATCCTGAAGGCTGCAGGCTTCAAAACCGCGACCTATCCCTATTTCGATCCCGCAAGCGGCACGGTGAAGGCCGATGCGATGCTAGAGGGATTGAAGCAGGCGAAGGCCGGTGACATCACTCTGCTGCACGGCTGCTGCCACAACCCGACCGGCGCCAATCTGACGATCCAGCAGTGGGCTCCGGTCGTGGATCTTCTCGTCGAACGCGACCTCTTCCCCTTCGTCGATCTTGCCTATCAGGGCTTCGGCGATGGTCTGGAGGAAGACGCCGCCGCCGTTCGCCTGCTCGCGAGCAAGGTGCCGGAAATGGCTGTCGCCACATCCTGCTCAAAGAACTTTTCGGTCTACCGCGATCGCGTCGGCGCCGTCATCTTGATGGGCAAGGACGCAGAAGGCGCAAAGATCGCCGGCAGCCAGGCGCTCGCCACGACCCGCGTGCTGTATTCCATGCCGCCGGACCATGCCGCCGCCGCCGTCCGCATCATCCTCGAAGACGACGCGCTGTGCGCCGACTGGAAGTCCGAACTCGAAGCCATGCGGCTTCGCATGCTCAACCTGCGCAAGGGCTTTGCCGAGGCGCTCCGTCGCCAGTCCAACTCCTCGCGCTTCGACTTCATCGCCGACCACCGCGGCATGTTCTCGCGCCTCGGCCTGACCGAAGCGCAGGTCGACCGCCTGCGAGACGAGTTCGGCATCTACATGGTCGGCGATTCCCGCTTCAACGTCGCGGGCCTCAAGGAAGACCGGCTCGATGACCTCGCCAAGGCCGTCGTTGCGATACTTTGA
- a CDS encoding HlyD family secretion protein → MIWNHRITRILVGISLFALAIVLLLPGLTGFTSLDGTVNARFAIVNAPIDGEVAETPPKVGARVLPGEPLALLHNTRVNRAILSSLQADHMTAVEHATALKRERDELVRLRDQLAARMEVFTRTTIADLERQVEILNKRVKVSEAQDNVAQVDFDRRLALEAKGVLSTKMVESARAVWEAAGGELEISGLTVAQLEQKLEAVRQGVFVLGDGQNDVPYSRQRQDEVIVRINDLNTRIAENETRAAQVQKQLIEEENRVRSLTSASVPSPFDGVVWSSNIVNGSNVILNTELMRILDCSDLFVDILVPEVDYQEIYPGLTAEVRLLGAGDVFKGVVLSVRGSSAVAEKDTLAANQPETTKRNDRIRVGLAPSALNTDFPNFCQVGRSVQVRLPKPNIGIWHWVEGLWFSIL, encoded by the coding sequence ATGATCTGGAACCATCGCATCACCCGTATTCTGGTCGGCATATCCCTGTTCGCGCTTGCGATCGTTCTTCTGCTGCCCGGCCTGACTGGCTTTACAAGCCTCGACGGTACAGTCAATGCGCGATTTGCAATCGTGAATGCTCCTATCGACGGCGAGGTCGCAGAAACGCCCCCAAAAGTTGGCGCGCGCGTGTTGCCGGGAGAGCCGCTCGCCTTGCTACACAACACCCGCGTCAACCGCGCAATACTGAGTTCGCTGCAGGCCGACCACATGACTGCCGTTGAACATGCTACGGCGCTAAAACGGGAACGCGATGAGCTTGTACGGCTTCGTGATCAGTTGGCTGCACGCATGGAAGTCTTTACGCGCACAACCATTGCCGACTTGGAGCGGCAAGTTGAGATTCTAAACAAACGGGTCAAGGTTTCCGAGGCGCAGGACAACGTCGCGCAAGTCGACTTTGACCGGCGGCTGGCGCTTGAGGCGAAGGGTGTCCTGTCCACCAAGATGGTCGAGTCCGCCCGAGCCGTCTGGGAAGCGGCGGGGGGCGAACTCGAAATCAGTGGCTTGACCGTAGCGCAGCTCGAACAAAAGCTGGAAGCCGTTCGCCAGGGTGTTTTCGTTCTCGGTGACGGCCAGAACGACGTGCCCTATTCCCGCCAGCGACAGGATGAGGTGATCGTTCGTATCAACGATCTCAACACACGCATCGCCGAAAACGAAACACGGGCCGCACAGGTGCAAAAGCAGCTGATTGAGGAGGAAAACCGCGTCCGCAGTCTCACTTCGGCATCAGTTCCATCGCCTTTCGATGGGGTCGTGTGGAGTAGCAACATCGTCAACGGCTCGAACGTCATCCTCAATACCGAGCTGATGCGCATTCTCGATTGCAGCGATTTGTTCGTCGATATCCTTGTTCCGGAAGTCGACTACCAAGAGATTTATCCTGGCCTTACTGCAGAGGTGCGCTTGTTAGGCGCAGGCGACGTCTTCAAAGGCGTGGTCCTATCGGTAAGAGGCAGCTCCGCGGTCGCCGAGAAGGACACGCTGGCAGCCAATCAGCCCGAAACAACCAAACGCAACGATCGAATACGCGTGGGCCTGGCTCCATCCGCTCTCAATACGGATTTTCCGAACTTTTGCCAGGTGGGGCGTTCTGTACAGGTGCGCCTGCCCAAACCTAACATCGGCATATGGCACTGGGTGGAAGGCCTGTGGTTCAGTATCTTATAG
- a CDS encoding glycosyltransferase: protein MVQYLIALAPTFSVLGFFLLGPFNWSRNESWTRAITCAVVGAIALRYILWRLFETVLPYPNDGLNFYWVWFLFIVEILAFFEVVLFLVLMSRYVDRSAEADGLARDFFRGDEDELPTVDVFIPTYNEPLDVLERTIIGALALDYPQDKLRVYVLDDQRRDWLKAYCKERGAIHVTRPDNSHAKAGNMNNGLKVSSGDFIAIFDADFVPYRHFLRRTLPFFSDASIGIVQTPQHFFNTDPVQSNLGLENIWPDEQRLFFDEIAPSRDIWDVSFCCGSCSIARRKAIDEIGGFPTESITEDLLTTLSMLNKGYKTRYLNERLSMGLAAENLTGYFVQRERWCQGGIQTLYLHNGPLRGPGLSLFQRIMFLPLSWLVQYLVRFTILIIPIIYLWFGLLPLYFTNAADYISNQVPLLTAYFLLMLWITPTRYLPVVSSAVGAFATFRMLPTVISSVVRPFGKPFRVTPKGSGNHAIGYDAYSLAWIAVLISATAIGLVVNIVPETSHVEAQFSPIAACWSGINILVLAIASLICFEKPRRLFDAFKLDEAVHVDGVPGRMVSLALDKAVVAVPPETRFASADVTLSLEGFSPFKTELRMVTQRRRSIARVGDTEAFYLHLHFDLSGSARDKMIVKLYTGRYSQDVRDIDKVAVSINLLLRTFGRTRTL, encoded by the coding sequence GTGGTTCAGTATCTTATAGCATTGGCGCCGACGTTTTCGGTTTTGGGGTTCTTTTTGCTTGGACCTTTCAACTGGTCGCGTAACGAGAGCTGGACGCGCGCAATCACATGCGCTGTCGTTGGCGCCATCGCATTGCGCTATATACTCTGGCGATTATTCGAGACGGTACTCCCTTATCCCAACGATGGACTCAACTTCTATTGGGTCTGGTTTCTGTTCATCGTAGAAATTCTCGCGTTCTTTGAAGTCGTCCTCTTCCTGGTCTTGATGAGTCGATACGTGGACCGGAGCGCAGAAGCGGACGGGCTCGCGCGGGACTTCTTTAGAGGTGACGAGGATGAATTGCCCACGGTGGATGTGTTCATTCCTACCTACAACGAGCCGCTCGACGTCCTGGAACGGACGATCATAGGGGCGCTTGCGCTCGATTATCCCCAAGACAAGCTGAGAGTCTACGTGCTCGATGATCAGCGTCGTGATTGGCTCAAGGCGTACTGCAAGGAGAGGGGAGCAATCCACGTCACACGCCCCGACAACAGCCATGCCAAAGCCGGCAACATGAACAACGGTCTGAAGGTCAGCTCCGGCGACTTCATCGCGATATTCGATGCTGACTTCGTGCCCTATCGTCACTTCCTGCGCCGCACGCTTCCCTTCTTTTCCGATGCGAGCATCGGCATCGTCCAAACGCCACAGCATTTCTTCAATACCGATCCGGTACAGTCAAATCTCGGTCTCGAAAATATCTGGCCGGACGAGCAGCGTTTGTTCTTTGATGAGATTGCACCGAGCCGAGATATCTGGGACGTCAGTTTCTGCTGTGGCTCATGCTCGATCGCGCGACGCAAGGCGATCGATGAGATTGGGGGTTTCCCGACGGAATCCATCACAGAGGATCTGTTGACCACCCTTTCCATGCTCAACAAGGGTTACAAAACCCGTTACCTGAATGAGCGCCTGTCGATGGGTTTGGCCGCTGAGAATTTGACTGGCTATTTCGTACAGCGCGAGCGCTGGTGCCAGGGGGGAATTCAAACACTCTATCTCCACAACGGCCCACTGCGCGGCCCCGGTCTGTCACTTTTTCAACGCATCATGTTCCTTCCGCTGTCGTGGTTGGTGCAGTATCTGGTGCGCTTTACGATATTGATCATCCCGATCATATATCTCTGGTTCGGCTTGTTGCCGCTCTACTTCACCAATGCTGCGGACTATATCTCCAATCAGGTGCCGTTGCTGACGGCCTATTTCCTTTTGATGCTCTGGATAACACCGACGCGATATTTGCCCGTCGTATCGAGTGCAGTCGGAGCTTTTGCGACGTTTCGGATGTTGCCAACTGTCATTTCCAGTGTGGTACGTCCCTTCGGCAAACCGTTCAGGGTGACCCCGAAGGGCAGCGGCAACCATGCGATTGGATATGATGCATACAGCCTTGCCTGGATAGCGGTGTTGATATCGGCGACGGCCATCGGTCTTGTCGTCAATATCGTGCCTGAGACCTCGCATGTCGAGGCGCAGTTCTCACCGATTGCGGCTTGCTGGTCGGGCATCAACATTCTCGTTCTCGCTATCGCGTCCTTGATCTGCTTCGAGAAACCGCGGCGGCTCTTCGATGCGTTCAAACTTGATGAAGCGGTTCACGTCGACGGCGTTCCCGGCCGCATGGTCAGTCTGGCGCTCGACAAGGCAGTCGTTGCCGTGCCGCCGGAGACGCGCTTTGCATCCGCCGATGTCACGCTGTCGCTCGAGGGTTTTTCGCCTTTCAAAACGGAATTAAGGATGGTCACCCAAAGACGAAGGAGCATTGCTCGCGTAGGCGACACGGAGGCCTTTTACCTGCACCTTCATTTCGATCTTAGCGGTTCGGCCCGCGATAAGATGATCGTCAAGCTTTATACCGGACGTTACTCCCAGGACGTTCGTGACATTGACAAAGTCGCGGTCTCGATCAACCTTCTGCTTCGGACTTTCGGTCGAACCCGGACGCTTTGA
- a CDS encoding HlyD family secretion protein: MVELPRKEEFESTNPGINGDDPAEQISSAPVAAPRRKSAIKKGVLAVVLLAGGAYGVHFGHHYWTVGRFIESTDNAYVKADYTTVAPKVAGYVKEVLVNDNDAVTAGQVLARIDDRDFQAALNQARAEVKASDAAITNIDAQIELQKSVIGQAQASVDASNASLVFAKSEANRNTRLISTGAGTQSRAEQSRSLMDQATAAVQRDQAVLIAAHDRVPVLKSESDQAVAQRERAAAAAQQAELNLSYTNIVAAVDGTVGARSIRVGQYVTAGTQLMAVVPLHSVYVVANFKETQLTYVRAGQPVDIKVDSFPGLEVKGHVDSVSPASGLEFSLLPPDNATGNFTKIVQRIPVKIIIDDEARAAQLRSGMSVEPEINTRLARLSEAK, encoded by the coding sequence ATGGTTGAACTACCCCGCAAGGAAGAATTCGAGTCCACGAATCCCGGCATAAACGGAGACGATCCCGCCGAACAGATCTCGTCCGCGCCTGTTGCCGCTCCCCGCCGGAAATCTGCCATCAAGAAGGGTGTGCTTGCCGTGGTCCTGCTAGCCGGAGGGGCGTATGGCGTCCACTTCGGGCACCACTACTGGACCGTCGGCCGGTTTATCGAGTCCACCGATAACGCCTATGTAAAGGCAGACTACACGACGGTTGCTCCGAAGGTGGCCGGCTACGTCAAGGAGGTGCTCGTTAATGACAACGACGCCGTAACCGCAGGGCAGGTTCTTGCGCGGATCGACGATCGTGACTTCCAGGCGGCACTTAACCAGGCGCGGGCTGAAGTAAAGGCTTCTGATGCCGCTATCACGAATATCGACGCGCAGATCGAACTACAAAAATCGGTCATCGGCCAGGCGCAGGCTTCGGTCGATGCATCGAATGCCTCGCTCGTCTTCGCCAAATCCGAGGCCAACAGAAACACGCGCCTGATCAGCACCGGGGCGGGCACGCAATCGCGTGCGGAACAGAGCCGGTCACTGATGGATCAGGCGACCGCCGCAGTCCAACGCGACCAGGCTGTGTTGATTGCCGCGCACGACAGGGTGCCGGTTCTAAAGAGCGAGAGCGACCAGGCGGTCGCTCAACGGGAACGAGCCGCCGCGGCCGCACAACAGGCCGAACTGAACCTCTCTTACACGAATATCGTCGCGGCGGTCGACGGAACAGTCGGCGCACGCTCGATCCGCGTTGGACAGTATGTCACCGCTGGCACGCAGTTGATGGCGGTGGTGCCCCTGCATTCAGTCTATGTCGTTGCCAACTTCAAGGAAACGCAACTCACCTACGTTCGGGCGGGGCAGCCGGTAGACATCAAGGTGGATAGCTTTCCAGGCCTCGAAGTGAAAGGGCACGTGGACAGCGTCTCGCCAGCGAGCGGCCTCGAGTTCTCCCTGCTTCCCCCGGACAATGCGACGGGCAACTTCACAAAGATCGTCCAGCGAATCCCGGTGAAGATCATCATCGATGACGAAGCCCGCGCGGCTCAGCTCCGGTCCGGAATGTCCGTAGAGCCGGAAATCAACACAAGACTCGCGCGGCTCTCGGAAGCGAAGTAA